A DNA window from Vigna unguiculata cultivar IT97K-499-35 chromosome 10, ASM411807v1, whole genome shotgun sequence contains the following coding sequences:
- the LOC114167389 gene encoding TMV resistance protein N-like has product MSYTSSSSKSKPQWVYDVFISFRGEDTRKNFVSHLYSALTNAGVNTFLDDKKLAKGQQLKPELLHSIEGSQISIVVFSENYIFSKWCLDELVKIMECHAFRGQVVLPVFYDVFPSFLRNLNDVSFEEDSDLNRVKQWKKALSEAAGFVGWDVSNYRNENFVVKEMVTAVLERLDRTYMSITDFPVGLEYRVEHCIGFLRKQTKGAYILGIWGMGGIGKTTIAKAIYNEIRYEFKHKSFLANIREVWQRDFGRIDLQERLLSDILKTEKVKVYSIDWGKAMIKETLCTKRVLVVLDDVNTFEQLNALSANSNGIAQGSVIIITTRDVRLLNMLDVEHVYEVEEMNEIESLELFSWHAFKEANPPEGFLELSKQVVTYCGALPLALEILGSYLYKRRVKEWQSVLSKLKEIPNDKIQEKLKISYDGLTDHTEKDIFLDVCCFFIGKDRGYVTEILNGCGLHAEIGITVLVERSLIKIEKNNKLGIHDLLRDMGREIVRGSSPLEPQKRSRLWVHDDVLDILTEHTGTGVIEGLALKMQRTSGVCFGTETFEKMKRLRLLQLDHVQLAGDYGRLPKQLRWVHWKAFSLTHMPENFYQENIVAIDLKYSYLKLVWKVPPFLERLKFLNLSHSRYLSKTPDFSKLPNLEKLILKDCPSLYEVHHSIGDLNNLLLLNLKDCTCLGNLPMVIYKLKSLQTLILSGCSNIDKLEEAIGKMESLTTLIADNTSIKQVPFAIVRSKKIGYISLCGYEGLTRNVFPSLIWSWMSHTRGALSCIQPFGITPTSIVALDIQDTNLVNLLSKLSEFSKLRSISVQCDSDFQLTQELRSILHELCNVNSSELENAYLSPISENSMVSCLIGMGSYQQVFDMLSNSISEVLRTNSSNDFVLPGDNYPYWLAYTGEGHSVPFQVPEDGDCRMNGMLLCIVYSSTPENMATQALTNVFIFNYTKCTIEIFKHATTMLFSDEDWQGVISSLGPGDNVEIFVGVGDGITAKKTAVYLIYGQSITMRLESLGLNAQESPELSVILSPKMSAQPTTDVEMEAKKPKKNTFAKIRKKVRVCSCLK; this is encoded by the exons ATGTCTTACACCTCATCTTCCTCAAAATCTAAACCCCAATGGGTATACGATGTGTTCATCAGTTTCCGAGGGGAAGACACTCGGAAGAATTTCGTTTCTCATCTCTATTCCGCTCTTACAAATGCCGGGGTTAACACTTTTCTGGACGATAAGAAGCTTGCCAAGGGGCAGCAGCTGAAACCAGAACTGTTGCATTCAATAGAAGGGTCTCAAATTTCCATTGTTGTTTTCTCCGAAAACTACATATTCTCTAAATGGTGTCTTGACGAACTCGTCAAAATCATGGAATGCCATGCTTTCAGAGGTCAAGTGGTTTTGCCCGTATTTTACGACGTTTTCCCTAGTTTTCTGCGTAACCTGAACGATGTTTCTTTCGAAGAAGATAGTGATCTCAACCGGGTGAAACAATGGAAGAAGGCACTGAGTGAAGCAGCAGGTTTTGTAGGTTGGGATGTTTCAAATTACAG aAATGAAAACTTTGTTGTGAAGGAAATGGTTACTGCTGTTTTGGAAAGACTAGATAGAACATACATGTCTATTACGGACTTTCCAGTTGGATTGGAATATCGTGTGGAACATTGTATTGGCTTTCTAAGAAAGCAAACAAAAGGAGCTTATATATTAGGGATTTGGGGAATGGGAGGGATTGGTAAAACAACCATAGCCAAAGCCATCTACAATGAAATTCGATATgaatttaaacataaaagttTCCTAGCAAATATTAGAGAAGTTTGGCAAAGAGATTTTGGGCGGATTGATTTACAAGAACGACTTCTTTCAGATATCCTCAAAACTGAAAAGGTGAAGGTTTATAGCATTGATTGGGGAAAAGCTATGATCAAGGAAACGCTTTGCACAAAAAGAGTACTTGTTGTACTCGATGATGTGAATACATTTGAACAATTAAATGCACTATCTGCAAATAGTAATGGGATTGCTCAAGGAAGTGTAATAATCATTACAACAAGAGATGTACGCCTACTCAATATGCTTGATGTTGAACATGTATATGAAGTGGAGGAAATGAATGAGATTGAGTCCCTTGAGCTCTTCAGTTGGCATGCTTTTAAGGAAGCAAATCCACCAGAAGGTTTCCTTGAACTCTCAAAACAAGTAGTCACTTACTGTGGAGCACTACCTCTAGCTCTTGAAATTCTTGGATCTTATCTATACAAGAGAAGAGTAAAAGAGTGGCAAAGTGTATTAtcaaaactaaaagaaataccaaatgataaaatacaagagaaattgaaaataagctATGATGGTTTAACCGATCATACGGAGAAGGACATATTCCTTGATGTATGTTGCTTCTTTATTGGTAAGGACAGAGGCTATGTCACAGAGATACTAAATGGCTGTGGACTTCATGCTGAAATCGGAATAACAGTCCTGGTAGAAAGGAGCctcataaaaattgaaaagaataaCAAACTCGGAATTCATGATTTGCTTCGAGACATGGGCAGAGAAATTGTTCGTGGAAGTTCACCACTAGAACCACAGAAGCGCAGTCGGTTGTGGGTTCATGATGATGTACTTGATATATTGACAGAACATACT gGAACAGGAGTCATTGAGGGATTGGCTTTGAAGATGCAAAGAACCAGCGGAGTTTGTTTCGGTACTGAAACAtttgagaaaatgaagagaCTCAGACTTCTGCAACTTGATCATGTACAACTAGCTGGAGATTATGGGCGTCTTCCCAAACAACTGAGATGGGTTCATTGGAAAGCATTTTCATTAACTCACATGCCGGAAAACTTTTATCAGGAAAACATAGTCGCCATTGACTTAAAATATAGTTATCTTAAACTAGTATGGAAGGTGCCCCCG TTTCTGGAGAGGCTAAAATTTCTCAATCTTAGTCATTCCAGGTACTTATCAAAGACCCCAGATTTTTCAAAACTACCAAATCTTGAGAAGCTCATTCTCAAAGATTGTCCAAGCTTGTATGAAGTACACCATTCTATTGGAGATCTAAATAACCTCCTTCTTCTAAACTTGAAGGATTGTACGTGCCTTGGCAATCTTCCAATGGTAATCTATAAGTTAAAGTCATTACAAACCCTCATCCTCTCTGGTTGTTCAAATATTGACAAGTTAGAAGAAGCTATAGGAAAAATGGAATCCTTAACAACTCTAATTGCGGACAATACTAGTATAAAACAAGTGCCTTTTGCCATAGTAAGATCCAAAAAGATTGGATATATATCCCTTTGTGGATATGAAGGATTGACACGAAATGTATTTCCTTCTCTCATATGGTCTTGGATGTCACATACAAGAGGAGCTTTATCCTGTATTCAACCATTTGGGATCACGCCAACATCTATAGTTGCCTTGGATATACAGGATACTAATTTGGTTAACCTATTATCAAAGCTCAGTGAATTTTCAAAACTTCGAAGCATTTCTGTACAATGCGACTCAGATTTTCAACTAACTCAAGAACTAAGATCAATTCTGCATGAGTTATGCAATGTAAACTCTTCTGAATTGGAAAATGCATATCTATCACCAATTTCAGAAAATTCTATGGTATCGTGTTTGATTGGAATGGGAAGCTACCAGCAAGTCTTCGACATGCTTAGCAATAGCATATCAGAg GTATTAAGAACCAATAGTTCTAATGATTTTGTGCTTCCTGGGGACAATTATCCTTATTGGTTAGCCTATACAGGGGAAGGTCATTCAGTACCTTTTCAAGTTCCTGAAGATGGTGATTGTCGCATGAACGGAATGCTGTTGTGTATTGTTTATTCATCAACCCCTGAAAACATGGCAACTCAAGCTCTTACTAATGTCTTCATCTTTAATTACACAAAGTGCACCATTGAGATATTTAAGCATGCAACAACAATGTTATTTAGTGATGAAGATTGGCAGGGTGTAATATCAAGCCTAGGACCCGGAGACAACGTGGAGATTTTTGTAGGTGTTGGTGATGGGATCACCGCTAAGAAAACAGCTGTGTATCTGATATATGGTCAGTCAATTACAATGAGATTGGAGTCACTTGGACTGAATGCACAAGAATCACCTGAGCTGAGTGTGATACTGTCACCTAAAATGAGTGCACAACCAACCACAGATGTGGAAATGGAGGCAAAGAAGCCGAAGAAAAATACATTTgccaaaattagaaaaaaagtgAGAGTATGTTCATGTTTGAAGTAG